A portion of the Sulfurospirillum diekertiae genome contains these proteins:
- a CDS encoding helix-turn-helix transcriptional regulator, protein METFSKRWLSPNELEAEYGFSKSAQAKMRMSVSKCKIPFCKINSKYIRYDRAEIDQWIEKHKIVGSEL, encoded by the coding sequence ATGGAAACATTTAGTAAAAGGTGGCTTTCGCCAAATGAGCTTGAAGCAGAATATGGCTTTAGCAAAAGTGCACAGGCAAAAATGAGAATGAGTGTAAGTAAGTGCAAAATTCCTTTTTGCAAAATAAACAGTAAATATATCCGCTACGATCGAGCTGAGATTGATCAATGGATAGAAAAGCATAAAATTGTGGGATCTGAATTATGA
- a CDS encoding DUF6088 family protein gives MKSIEDKMLSKIYGYGKGYAFSSGDFIKDFSINNIDKALSTLTQQNKIRRIARGLYDYPKYSEFLKQELSADIDQAARAIARKFNWQIEISGESALNLLGLSTQVPAKYIYLSNGSNRSYLIQDTMRLEFKKSALKNIGFKYKESSIIVQALKALGKENITDDTITHIKAYLDPKLYEKILNDTKTATTWIYETIKIICQH, from the coding sequence ATGAAATCTATCGAAGATAAAATGCTTTCTAAGATATATGGCTATGGTAAAGGGTATGCCTTTTCATCCGGTGATTTTATCAAAGATTTTTCAATCAATAATATCGATAAAGCACTCTCTACCCTGACTCAGCAAAATAAGATTCGCAGAATTGCAAGAGGCTTATATGATTACCCAAAATACAGTGAATTTTTAAAACAAGAACTCAGCGCAGATATTGATCAAGCTGCTCGCGCTATTGCACGCAAGTTTAATTGGCAAATTGAAATCAGTGGTGAAAGTGCTTTAAACCTTCTAGGCCTAAGTACTCAAGTTCCTGCCAAATATATCTATTTAAGCAATGGTTCTAATAGAAGCTATTTGATTCAAGATACAATGAGACTAGAATTCAAAAAATCAGCACTTAAAAATATAGGGTTTAAATACAAAGAGAGCTCCATCATCGTGCAAGCACTCAAAGCATTAGGCAAAGAGAATATCACCGATGATACTATTACACATATCAAAGCGTATCTTGATCCAAAACTCTATGAAAAAATTCTAAACGATACGAAAACAGCAACAACATGGATTTATGAAACCATTAAAATTATTTGCCAACACTAA
- a CDS encoding nucleotidyl transferase AbiEii/AbiGii toxin family protein: MDKIAHASPTIREELFSQSAYALNTTNAIIEKDFWVVWILDKIFTDAHLNKILMFKGGTSLSKVFHLIGRFSEDIDLILDWREITQEDLSEPLPTKNKQVKRNEAINQEALSYIQEKLLPIISEILSPLCICRIDETNPYNIQVNYPAAFKDNYLRPQVLLEIGPLASWLPYGEFEISPYAAEQFPQVFEKRTTRVKAIVAKRTFWEKATILHQEANRDISKPLPLRYSRHYYDLAMMAQSVIKDEALQDRRLLENVVAFKMQFYPSPWAKFDEAKPGTLKLIPPQYRLEALKKDYEAMQHMIFEKQCSFDELMMILQILEDKINH, from the coding sequence GTGGATAAAATAGCACACGCATCACCTACCATACGAGAAGAACTTTTTAGTCAAAGTGCCTATGCACTTAATACGACCAACGCTATCATTGAAAAAGATTTTTGGGTGGTCTGGATATTGGATAAGATTTTTACAGATGCCCATCTTAATAAAATCTTGATGTTTAAAGGTGGGACCTCTTTGTCCAAAGTGTTTCACCTCATTGGACGTTTTTCAGAAGATATAGATTTAATTCTAGATTGGCGTGAAATTACCCAAGAAGATTTATCAGAACCCTTACCAACTAAAAATAAACAGGTCAAACGTAATGAAGCTATTAATCAAGAAGCCTTGAGTTATATACAAGAAAAACTCTTGCCTATAATTTCAGAGATTCTTTCTCCTTTATGTATATGCCGTATCGATGAAACAAATCCTTATAATATTCAAGTGAACTATCCAGCGGCATTTAAAGATAATTATCTACGGCCGCAGGTTTTACTTGAAATTGGACCTTTGGCTTCGTGGTTACCCTATGGAGAGTTTGAAATCTCGCCCTATGCTGCTGAGCAATTTCCTCAAGTGTTTGAAAAAAGAACAACACGGGTAAAGGCGATTGTTGCTAAGCGAACCTTTTGGGAAAAGGCAACGATTTTACATCAAGAAGCCAATCGTGATATAAGTAAACCTCTGCCACTTCGTTACTCAAGGCACTATTATGATTTAGCTATGATGGCACAATCTGTCATTAAGGATGAAGCCTTGCAAGATAGGAGACTTTTAGAGAATGTTGTAGCGTTTAAAATGCAGTTTTATCCTTCACCTTGGGCAAAATTTGATGAAGCAAAACCAGGAACACTCAAACTAATTCCTCCTCAATATCGCTTAGAAGCTCTCAAAAAAGATTATGAAGCTATGCAACATATGATTTTTGAGAAGCAGTGTTCATTTGATGAGCTTATGATGATTCTTCAAATACTTGAAGATAAAATTAATCACTAA
- a CDS encoding helix-turn-helix domain-containing protein, which yields MEKIYQRERLNTLFKHAGISKKEFATLLNINYQSVNAWESTQPAPYWAWSWLENYAKARFFDKMMELGQALHGSYDENDA from the coding sequence GTGGAGAAAATCTATCAACGAGAGCGACTGAACACCCTTTTTAAACACGCAGGGATTAGTAAAAAAGAGTTTGCAACCCTATTAAATATAAATTATCAAAGTGTCAATGCGTGGGAATCAACTCAACCCGCTCCTTATTGGGCATGGTCATGGTTAGAGAATTATGCAAAGGCTAGGTTCTTTGATAAGATGATGGAATTAGGTCAAGCATTACATGGGAGTTATGATGAAAATGATGCATAG
- a CDS encoding HigA family addiction module antitoxin, which produces MKMMHREPTHPGVFLEEDYFKPLGLTHEEAAKLLGIDISMLEALLQKELRVSQELAMRLERVFKTEWEFWVNAQRAYDVWRQNQINTNTKV; this is translated from the coding sequence ATGAAAATGATGCATAGAGAACCTACTCATCCTGGTGTCTTTTTAGAAGAGGATTATTTTAAACCTCTTGGATTGACGCATGAAGAGGCTGCAAAGCTTTTAGGGATAGATATCTCTATGTTAGAAGCTTTACTCCAAAAAGAGCTCAGAGTATCTCAAGAGTTGGCTATGCGTTTGGAAAGAGTCTTTAAGACAGAGTGGGAGTTCTGGGTGAATGCGCAAAGGGCCTATGATGTTTGGAGGCAGAATCAAATCAATACAAACACTAAAGTGTAA
- a CDS encoding helix-turn-helix transcriptional regulator, which yields MLNIPNIVTEEEEDAFFRIISNNVKRLRKEKKMSQLEVALSIGQKAPGFYANMENYAHGKHFNISHLFRLSKLFDVSIEELFKEV from the coding sequence ATGTTAAATATTCCGAATATTGTTACCGAAGAAGAGGAAGATGCGTTTTTTAGAATCATTTCGAATAATGTGAAGCGTCTTCGTAAAGAAAAAAAGATGAGTCAACTCGAAGTTGCACTCTCTATTGGGCAAAAAGCGCCTGGTTTTTATGCCAATATGGAAAACTATGCGCATGGAAAGCATTTTAATATCTCACATCTGTTTAGACTCTCTAAATTATTTGATGTCAGTATTGAAGAGCTGTTTAAAGAAGTATAG
- a CDS encoding SHOCT domain-containing protein has protein sequence MKYWGHVISLSMAVILSGCASSYSDSGTFIPSPKDVGNMLSKKETPQELIAKSQDKELTKTFVEGKFTKVTSINALPYGLSLECKRLYETDSFIYLSKSRQFYRDLAANFLQDDVAKAYIDTIQKRGNGYSIYNGEGNQALLKAYVGGALKENTKTEIYMYDSDFAIVEYNKAGEKVSALIRQARIEPSQLGSAMGHNDPAVTIHQNIFVLFEGEMKKVALNLNNATLQNNLYKSVGLDTPVSASSQASTPSSTSKADKIKELHELYKSGALSEEEYNKEKTKILNNDAKPTASTSTTPSNPYVGTPMEAMLVQKFNQQNGTNFSSMKEIQEYAIAKKQQQ, from the coding sequence ATGAAGTATTGGGGGCATGTTATTTCATTAAGTATGGCAGTTATATTAAGTGGTTGTGCATCATCGTATTCTGATAGTGGCACCTTTATTCCAAGTCCTAAGGACGTTGGAAATATGTTATCTAAAAAAGAGACTCCGCAAGAGTTGATTGCTAAAAGTCAAGATAAGGAATTAACAAAAACCTTCGTAGAGGGTAAATTCACAAAAGTGACTAGTATTAATGCACTGCCTTATGGATTATCCTTAGAGTGTAAACGCTTGTATGAAACCGATAGTTTTATTTATCTGAGTAAATCACGTCAATTTTATAGAGATCTAGCCGCTAATTTTTTACAAGATGATGTTGCAAAAGCCTATATTGATACCATTCAAAAAAGAGGCAATGGATATAGTATTTATAACGGGGAGGGTAATCAAGCACTTCTAAAAGCTTATGTGGGTGGAGCCCTTAAAGAAAACACTAAAACTGAAATCTATATGTACGATTCTGACTTTGCCATTGTTGAGTATAACAAAGCTGGTGAGAAAGTCAGTGCCTTAATCAGGCAAGCACGCATTGAACCAAGTCAATTAGGTTCAGCAATGGGACATAATGATCCAGCCGTGACCATTCATCAAAATATTTTCGTACTCTTTGAGGGAGAAATGAAAAAAGTTGCACTAAATTTAAACAATGCCACCTTGCAAAACAACCTCTATAAGAGTGTTGGATTAGATACACCTGTTAGCGCTTCATCCCAAGCATCAACACCATCTTCCACTTCCAAAGCCGATAAGATTAAAGAGTTACATGAACTCTATAAATCAGGAGCGCTCAGCGAAGAGGAGTATAACAAAGAGAAAACCAAAATACTCAACAATGATGCAAAACCAACTGCTTCAACATCAACCACTCCTTCAAACCCTTATGTTGGAACACCTATGGAAGCAATGCTCGTTCAAAAGTTCAATCAACAAAACGGTACCAATTTTAGCAGTATGAAAGAGATTCAAGAGTACGCCATTGCTAAAAAGCAACAACAGTAG
- the traT gene encoding complement resistance protein TraT produces MLRLRLFFSILYGVLLLQGCATSTLQTQAKMTRIISLNPDQLKDKSVYLRVTGTQASKIELEAPLKKALQDRGVRIVDNADEARFYLHVNTLFADNLKEAARLDVALFGGVAAGAIATVNNSGGDSLLIGVGVALAMGVADRALADETYRAVISVNLKERITQEESKEPWSHTKEDETRLFIEAVRMGLNLEDAKPIMEDKAVYQIAEIFK; encoded by the coding sequence ATGTTGAGATTACGATTATTTTTTAGTATCTTATATGGTGTATTACTTTTACAAGGTTGTGCCACAAGTACACTGCAAACTCAAGCAAAGATGACACGCATCATCTCTCTAAACCCTGATCAGCTTAAAGATAAAAGTGTTTATCTACGAGTCACAGGAACACAAGCGAGTAAGATTGAATTAGAAGCACCTTTGAAAAAAGCCTTACAAGATCGAGGTGTTAGGATTGTGGATAATGCCGATGAAGCGCGGTTCTATTTACATGTCAACACGCTCTTTGCAGATAACCTCAAAGAAGCAGCAAGATTAGATGTGGCACTCTTTGGTGGTGTTGCAGCGGGTGCTATTGCTACTGTGAATAACAGTGGAGGTGATAGTCTTCTTATAGGAGTTGGTGTTGCCCTTGCTATGGGTGTTGCAGATCGTGCATTAGCGGATGAAACTTATAGGGCAGTGATTAGTGTGAATCTTAAAGAGAGAATCACGCAAGAGGAGAGTAAGGAACCATGGAGTCATACTAAAGAAGATGAGACACGTCTTTTTATAGAGGCAGTACGAATGGGTCTGAATCTTGAAGATGCTAAACCTATCATGGAAGATAAAGCAGTCTATCAGATTGCAGAAATATTTAAATAA
- a CDS encoding ParA family protein, translating into MIISVINKKGGVGKTPIAFSLAKDLGYYLQSNDNSVIESIYPDMAKISSSPEIIDNCVYDFGGFVSAGVLPILKASSVVLIPTSNDYNSILRTVETIEEIQLYNSNLLIIVTKTEKESDFQAVKDAISTHFENLEFFELRLSKAFKNTIETGLSITELYNETPLSKCAYKTVFQQYKSILDLFKGE; encoded by the coding sequence ATGATTATTTCAGTTATTAATAAAAAAGGTGGCGTTGGTAAAACACCCATTGCATTTTCTTTGGCTAAAGACTTAGGTTATTATCTCCAATCCAATGACAACTCAGTCATTGAGTCCATTTATCCTGATATGGCGAAGATATCATCAAGTCCTGAGATCATTGATAACTGTGTATATGATTTTGGAGGATTTGTTTCTGCTGGAGTACTTCCTATTTTAAAAGCAAGTTCGGTTGTTCTAATACCAACCTCTAATGATTATAATTCCATTCTAAGAACCGTAGAAACTATTGAAGAGATACAGCTTTACAATAGCAATCTTTTAATCATTGTCACTAAAACAGAAAAAGAGAGTGATTTTCAAGCAGTGAAAGATGCTATCTCTACTCATTTTGAGAATTTAGAGTTTTTCGAATTGAGACTTTCAAAAGCATTCAAAAATACTATTGAAACAGGACTTAGTATCACAGAGCTTTATAACGAGACACCACTTTCAAAATGTGCTTATAAAACTGTCTTTCAACAATACAAATCTATTCTTGATCTCTTCAAAGGAGAATAA
- a CDS encoding nitrous oxide reductase accessory protein NosL produces MIKKLLIIALAVGALFGAKMEISKDATCLIRKVKVYQAPEWAATIQVRSGDIIYFSSPKSMFEFYFEPSRWPEYQVKQNDDMRMNVTDYDTLEKISAREAFYVYGSQKTSPAGDDLPAFASKEKAEKFAKKYEGRRVLDFSQVSNGLINLLNDKLR; encoded by the coding sequence ATGATTAAAAAACTATTGATTATTGCTTTAGCAGTAGGCGCTCTTTTTGGAGCTAAAATGGAAATTTCGAAAGATGCAACCTGTCTTATTAGAAAAGTAAAAGTCTATCAAGCACCCGAATGGGCAGCAACGATTCAAGTGAGAAGTGGTGATATTATCTATTTTTCAAGCCCAAAATCTATGTTTGAATTTTATTTTGAACCTTCACGTTGGCCAGAATACCAAGTAAAACAAAATGACGATATGCGCATGAATGTCACCGATTATGACACATTAGAAAAAATTTCTGCACGCGAAGCATTCTATGTCTATGGAAGTCAAAAGACAAGTCCTGCAGGAGATGACTTACCTGCTTTTGCAAGCAAAGAGAAAGCAGAAAAATTTGCTAAAAAATACGAAGGAAGAAGGGTTCTTGATTTTTCACAAGTCTCTAATGGACTGATTAATCTTCTAAATGATAAATTGCGCTAG
- a CDS encoding ABC transporter permease: MKNLLLIAFLDVKESVRARWFIVYTLVFGGLIALFFIAGVTESQVMGFSGLSRLLLMYIQVTIVILPIFILITTVRSISGDRDNHILEYMLSFPISLSQYYWGKIIGRFTTVFLPVFFAMILALVIGTIKGAAIPWSIFLLYSGLLFALSAAFLGISFLISSVVKSSEVALGLSFFVWIVLLAFIDIALISLMMQHRLSEEIIIAISLINPMEIFRVAAISLFDPELTVMGPVAFYILDNIHLSIFILFSILYPILLGVGFAFFGFNIFKKNRFSLGEKND; the protein is encoded by the coding sequence ATGAAAAATTTGTTGTTAATTGCTTTTCTGGATGTCAAAGAATCAGTAAGAGCACGTTGGTTTATTGTTTATACATTGGTTTTTGGAGGTCTTATTGCCCTCTTTTTCATTGCAGGTGTTACGGAATCGCAAGTGATGGGATTTAGTGGGCTTAGTCGACTGCTATTGATGTATATCCAAGTCACGATTGTTATACTCCCTATTTTTATTCTTATTACCACCGTGCGTTCCATTTCAGGAGATAGAGACAATCATATATTAGAGTATATGCTTTCATTTCCTATATCTTTATCGCAATACTATTGGGGAAAGATTATTGGAAGATTTACAACCGTCTTTTTACCTGTTTTCTTTGCGATGATTCTTGCATTAGTGATTGGAACAATCAAAGGGGCCGCGATACCTTGGAGTATTTTTCTACTCTATTCGGGTCTTCTTTTTGCCCTTAGTGCCGCTTTCTTAGGTATATCATTCTTGATATCTTCTGTTGTAAAATCTTCAGAAGTCGCATTGGGTCTTTCATTTTTTGTCTGGATTGTTCTACTCGCATTTATCGACATTGCTCTAATTAGCCTTATGATGCAACACCGTTTGAGTGAAGAAATTATCATTGCAATTTCACTCATCAATCCAATGGAGATTTTTAGAGTTGCGGCGATCAGCCTTTTTGACCCAGAACTAACGGTGATGGGACCTGTTGCCTTTTATATTTTGGATAACATTCACCTTTCTATTTTTATTCTATTTTCTATTCTATACCCTATTCTTTTAGGCGTAGGTTTTGCATTCTTTGGATTTAATATATTTAAAAAAAACAGATTTAGTCTAGGAGAAAAAAATGATTAA
- a CDS encoding ABC transporter ATP-binding protein, whose product MIVLEAVSKSFIQGDESIPALANISLHVKRGECVVLKGPSGSGKSTLLSLIAGLMQPSQGEVRVDGKEISKLPEHFSAAIRRQKIGFIFQKYHLIVHLSVLENVMTPLIPENLPLHVLEMKAKAVMEQCGIAHKAKMRVNRLSGGEQQRVAIARALINDPLIVLADEPTANLDEKLSRALIDELAILKEKGVTLLIATHDPLFFDLGFVDKIIEIHNGEIIV is encoded by the coding sequence ATGATCGTGCTTGAAGCGGTGAGTAAAAGCTTTATTCAAGGCGATGAGAGCATTCCTGCCCTTGCCAATATATCTTTACATGTAAAGCGTGGGGAGTGTGTGGTACTCAAGGGACCCAGTGGTAGTGGTAAGAGCACACTGCTCTCTTTAATCGCAGGACTGATGCAACCCAGTCAAGGCGAAGTACGTGTGGATGGTAAAGAGATTTCCAAACTCCCTGAGCATTTTAGTGCCGCCATTCGTCGCCAGAAAATCGGATTTATCTTCCAAAAGTATCACCTCATAGTCCATCTCAGTGTTCTTGAGAATGTTATGACGCCTTTGATTCCTGAGAATCTTCCTTTACATGTATTGGAGATGAAAGCTAAAGCCGTGATGGAGCAGTGTGGCATAGCGCATAAAGCAAAGATGCGGGTCAATCGCCTCTCAGGAGGTGAGCAACAACGTGTCGCCATTGCCCGTGCTTTGATCAACGATCCGTTAATCGTCTTAGCCGATGAGCCAACCGCTAATCTGGATGAAAAACTTTCACGTGCTCTCATTGATGAGCTTGCAATCCTTAAAGAAAAAGGTGTGACCCTACTTATTGCAACCCATGATCCACTCTTCTTTGATCTGGGATTTGTGGATAAGATCATTGAAATACATAATGGCGAGATTATCGTATGA
- a CDS encoding ABC transporter permease yields the protein MSFKLNFLLLDYAIRSLLRRAGKSFFIFLILSLLIFLLSSVLMIADAIKLELNTTLKTLPQITLQRFIAGKQSDVPISRVDALLDIEGISSMTPRIWGYYYFKPAGVNFSVVGIDAYEEQYSQTLSKLTQQFDPKLLESEHAMIIGAGVKKVLSENYYTDFFNFVTSEGKWQKVSIAGIFNSDLTLESNDLILVPKKLAYAIFGMDESKATDIVVKVANVKEIPTIVQKITERFPDLRAITQDDIRVSYQNLFDYKSGFFLSLFSVCAFAFFIIIYDKTSGLSSEEKKEIGILKAIGWSSDDILKEKFYESFTLAMGAFLVGIAFSLFYVYGMQAPLLRNVFMGYSELKPSFVLPFSVDSSMFVLLFLLSVPIYIAATLIPAWRASSLDAEEVMR from the coding sequence GTGTCTTTTAAACTCAATTTTTTATTGCTAGATTACGCCATTCGCTCGCTCCTTCGTCGTGCAGGTAAGAGCTTTTTCATCTTTTTGATCTTAAGTCTGCTCATCTTCTTACTCTCTTCGGTGTTGATGATCGCCGATGCCATTAAACTGGAACTAAACACAACCCTTAAAACCTTACCGCAGATTACCTTGCAACGCTTTATTGCAGGGAAACAGAGTGATGTACCCATCAGTCGTGTGGATGCCCTTTTGGATATCGAAGGTATCAGCTCTATGACGCCTCGCATTTGGGGATATTACTACTTTAAACCCGCAGGTGTGAATTTCTCGGTGGTTGGCATTGATGCGTATGAAGAGCAATACTCCCAAACACTTTCGAAACTCACACAGCAGTTTGATCCCAAACTGCTTGAGAGCGAACATGCAATGATCATCGGAGCTGGGGTAAAGAAAGTCTTGAGTGAGAATTACTACACCGACTTTTTTAACTTTGTCACCAGTGAGGGAAAATGGCAAAAGGTTTCCATTGCAGGTATTTTTAACTCAGATCTCACCTTAGAATCCAATGATCTTATCCTTGTACCTAAAAAGCTTGCGTACGCCATTTTCGGTATGGATGAGAGCAAAGCCACGGACATTGTGGTTAAAGTAGCCAATGTCAAAGAGATCCCCACCATTGTGCAAAAAATCACTGAACGCTTCCCTGATCTGCGTGCCATTACCCAAGATGACATTAGAGTCAGTTACCAGAATCTTTTTGATTATAAAAGTGGTTTCTTCCTCTCCCTCTTTAGTGTCTGTGCCTTTGCCTTTTTTATCATTATCTACGATAAAACCAGTGGCTTGAGTTCAGAAGAGAAAAAGGAAATCGGCATTTTAAAAGCGATTGGCTGGAGCAGTGACGACATCTTGAAAGAGAAGTTTTACGAGAGCTTTACACTCGCTATGGGTGCTTTTTTAGTCGGCATTGCATTCTCTCTTTTTTACGTCTATGGCATGCAAGCACCCCTGTTACGCAATGTTTTTATGGGTTACTCCGAACTCAAACCTTCGTTCGTACTTCCCTTTAGTGTAGATAGCTCGATGTTCGTTTTACTCTTTTTACTCTCTGTGCCTATTTACATTGCAGCAACCCTGATTCCAGCATGGCGAGCTTCCAGTTTAGATGCTGAGGAGGTGATGCGATGA
- a CDS encoding ATP-binding cassette domain-containing protein, translating into MIEIRNVSKKFGNVLSLDDLTLTLHNDDCVALMGPNGAGKTTLIRLILGYYHPNNGTVLINGLDPIKERIHVLQNISFVPQLPPPIKLNLDELMSYACKSTHVEKEAIIHFAKEMELDIEPNLNKSFFKLSGGMKQKMLIAISLARQSDIIIYDEPTANLDPKARDNFYRLLKNEKRSKISLFVTHRLDEMKELVNRQIYMDLGKVLTDEKV; encoded by the coding sequence ATGATAGAAATTCGCAATGTTAGCAAGAAATTTGGAAACGTTCTCTCATTAGATGATTTGACATTAACGTTACACAATGATGATTGTGTTGCGTTAATGGGTCCTAATGGAGCAGGAAAGACAACGTTAATTAGACTCATATTAGGCTATTACCACCCCAACAATGGCACTGTTCTGATTAATGGACTGGATCCGATCAAAGAGAGAATTCATGTATTGCAAAATATTAGTTTTGTGCCCCAACTTCCTCCGCCAATCAAATTAAACCTTGATGAGCTGATGAGTTATGCGTGCAAAAGCACCCATGTTGAGAAGGAAGCTATCATCCATTTTGCAAAAGAGATGGAGCTCGATATCGAGCCCAATTTAAACAAATCATTTTTCAAACTCAGTGGGGGAATGAAACAAAAAATGCTGATAGCCATCAGCTTAGCACGCCAAAGTGATATTATCATTTACGATGAACCAACCGCCAATCTTGATCCAAAAGCGCGAGATAACTTCTATCGCCTTCTTAAAAATGAAAAACGCTCTAAAATTTCCTTGTTCGTCACGCACCGCCTTGATGAGATGAAAGAACTTGTCAATCGACAAATTTATATGGATTTAGGAAAGGTACTGACCGATGAAAAAGTTTAA
- a CDS encoding NapH/MauN family ferredoxin-type protein, with protein MSSKYEERKTIEKTSFFSTFINESKDGKKTLSIRAIRWIVIISIHLLFFLSFKIDIQILEGTLNGSRFLGFHLIDVFTTLEMFAATYHMPINMIIGTVSILTVYLLIGGRTYCSWVCPYGLLSEIGEKLHSILVQKKIIKERIFDYRIKYIFWGIFLALAFTSGYLVFELFNVVGILSRFIAYGWSVALVWVITVFLIEVFFARRAWCKYVCPIGTTYGFVGVVSASRVEWNDSCDHCMVCHDVCFENQVLEITKAKYDQQREELGIKKEIVASGDCTLCGRCIDVCHADALHYTFRLKSLL; from the coding sequence GTGAGTAGTAAATACGAAGAGCGAAAAACGATTGAAAAGACATCGTTTTTCTCGACATTTATTAATGAATCAAAAGATGGTAAAAAAACACTCAGTATCCGAGCTATACGATGGATTGTTATTATTAGTATTCATCTTCTGTTCTTTTTATCCTTTAAAATTGACATTCAAATTCTTGAAGGAACGCTGAATGGGTCACGTTTTTTAGGCTTTCATCTGATTGACGTTTTTACGACATTAGAAATGTTTGCGGCAACCTATCATATGCCAATCAATATGATTATTGGAACGGTGAGTATTTTGACTGTCTATTTACTCATCGGAGGAAGGACGTATTGTTCGTGGGTATGCCCTTATGGTTTGCTCAGTGAAATTGGTGAGAAGTTACATAGTATCTTAGTTCAAAAAAAAATCATTAAAGAGAGAATTTTTGATTATCGTATCAAGTATATTTTTTGGGGAATTTTTTTAGCTCTTGCCTTTACCAGTGGGTATTTAGTCTTTGAACTCTTTAATGTTGTGGGAATTTTGAGTCGCTTTATAGCCTATGGCTGGAGTGTGGCTCTTGTTTGGGTTATTACGGTCTTTTTAATTGAAGTTTTTTTCGCGAGACGCGCATGGTGTAAATATGTCTGTCCTATTGGAACAACCTATGGCTTTGTTGGCGTTGTGAGTGCCTCAAGAGTAGAATGGAATGATAGTTGTGACCACTGCATGGTTTGCCATGATGTTTGCTTTGAAAATCAAGTTTTAGAGATTACAAAAGCAAAATACGATCAACAACGCGAAGAACTGGGCATTAAAAAAGAAATTGTTGCCAGTGGAGACTGTACGTTATGTGGACGTTGTATTGATGTGTGCCATGCCGATGCATTGCATTATACTTTTAGATTAAAGAGTCTTTTATGA
- a CDS encoding c-type cytochrome, with product MKNIIVGVITLVIFGAMGYTISQGTAFQGGQAAKIIENVSKTQNTVSQQKTQAISEKSDRDIEAEKIKALKDKAGNAVSFKVSDNYKKKCASCHGAGGEGIVGLPLFGQSAEQLYTKLLEFKSGKRNNPIMMSAIMNLNEEDFKELSQEIGDFKNRAEALK from the coding sequence ATGAAAAATATTATTGTAGGAGTAATCACTCTTGTGATTTTTGGAGCTATGGGTTATACAATAAGCCAAGGTACTGCATTCCAAGGCGGACAGGCAGCTAAAATTATTGAGAATGTATCAAAGACTCAAAATACAGTATCTCAACAAAAGACTCAAGCGATTAGCGAAAAAAGTGATAGAGATATAGAAGCAGAAAAAATCAAAGCGCTTAAAGATAAAGCTGGTAATGCTGTTTCATTTAAAGTCAGCGATAATTATAAAAAGAAATGTGCTTCTTGCCATGGCGCTGGTGGGGAGGGTATTGTTGGTCTTCCTCTTTTTGGGCAAAGCGCGGAGCAACTTTATACTAAATTACTTGAATTCAAAAGTGGCAAACGGAATAATCCTATTATGATGAGCGCCATTATGAATCTAAATGAAGAAGATTTTAAAGAACTTTCACAAGAAATTGGCGACTTTAAAAATAGAGCAGAAGCGCTGAAATAA